GCGCTCGCATCGAGCGGAATGCGGGTCAGCTTGCCGGCCGCCTCGGTGACGTAGAGCGCGCCGTCCTGTCCGACGATCATCTGCACCGGCCCGCCCAGGCCGCTGGCGAGCACTTGCTTCTCTGCAAAATGAGCCCCCCGCGCGCGGGTGATGCTGCCGGTCGCGATCTCGGCGTAGATCACGCTGCCGTCGGGCATGGGAATGGCGTCGAACGGCGCCTTCAATCCGTGAATGGTCTCGACGGTCCGCAGCGTCTGGCGGTCCACCAGCTGCACCGTGCCGGTGAACCACGAGGTCAGCGCGAACAGCGTGCCCGAGACACCGACCGCGAACGGATAGTCGAGATCGGGATCGCGCTGCATGCGGAACACATCGCGCACTTCCCCCGTGCGCACATTCACCTGGCGGAAGCCGAACACGTCGGCCACCCAGAGGGTCTGGCCGTCGATCTTGAGCCCGGCCGGGGCCGCCAGCTTGCCGCTGGTGAGCGTGCGCAGCGTGCCGGTCGCGGGGTCGAAGGCCTGGATCTCGTTGTTCGCCATGTTCGAGACGTAGATCGTCCCGTCCGGCGCAATGGCGAGGTTGTCCAGCGATGGGCGCAGCTGCCTGGCCACGGTCTTGCGGCCGGTGGCCAGGTCGACCCGCACCAGCTCGCCGCTGCGCGCATCGACCACCCAGAGGTTGCCCTTGCCGTCGAGGTTGGCGGCGGCGGGAATCTTGAAGCCGTCGGCGATGACGGTCATGTTGCCGTTGGCCGGGTCGATCTTCACCACCTGCCCCTTGAACCACAGCGGCCCGTAGAGCATGCCGTCGGGCCCGACCTCGAAACCGTTGAAGCCGCCCATGTCCTTCTTGATGAGCCGGGGCAGTTTCTGGCCCGCGCGGTCGATCTCCCACAGCGCATCGCCCAGGAACACCTGCGAGGCGTAGAGCTTGTTATTGCGGCGGTCGAAGTCGAGCGAGTTCAGGCCGGGCAGGTCCTTCGCGAGCACGCGCATCGGCGCGCCCTCGCCCTCGCGGTAGCGCAGCATGCCCATCAGGTAGTTGGTCCACGCCAGCTCGCCCTTGGGGCCGACCGCGATGTCGTCGGCCTGGCCCTCGGGCGCATCGACCAGGACCTTGGCCGCGCCCGTGGTGCGGTCGACCTCCCACAGCGTATTGCCCAGCACCGAGCCCGCGAGCAGCCGGCCCTTCGCGTCGATGGCCAGGCCGTGGACGCCCGAGAACGATGACGGCGGCACCAGCACCTCGGGTTCGGACCAGGCGGCGGGCCGGACGGGGGGCCGCGCGGGCGGCGGTGCGAGGCTGGCGCAAGCGCCCAGCAGGGCCAGCATGGCGGCGAGTGCGGCGGCGTGAAAGAACGGGCGACGGGGCATGTCTTCTCTCCTTCTCGTGGTTGCGTCCGCCAGTCTAGAAGCAGCAGGGGGAGCTGGCGCAATCCCGCTCGCGACATGCGCACTTTCGTGCGCCCAGGATTACCCGCGGGGCGCGGGCGGCTCAGCCGCGCAGCAGCTGCGTCACCGTGTGGATCGCGAGCCCCACGAGGCCGCCCACCAGCGTGCCATTGATCCGGATGAACTGGAGGTCGCGACCGATGTGGCGTTCCAGCTCGTCGGTCATCTCGCTGGCGTTCCATTCGCCGACGCGCTCCTCGATGTAGCGGCGGATGTCTTCGCGGTAGCGCTCGATGGCCAGCGGCGCGGCGGCTTCGATCTGCTCGTTGATCCAGTGGCGGATCGCCTCGTCGGCCTGCAGGCGCTGGCCCAGGGCGCCGGCCATCGAGGCGATGCGGCGGCGGATCGTCGAGTCGCCGCGGCCCAGGTCGTCATGCAGCCAGGCCAGCAGCTCGCCCCAGATGCCGTGCAGGTAGTCGCCCAGGGCAGGGTGCGCCATGAGCTCGCCGCGGATCTGTTCGCCGCGCTGCTGGAACTCGGGATCGAGCTTGAGCCGCACCACGAAGTCGTCGACGAAATGATCGAAGCGCCTGCGCATGGGGTGCGCGGGCTCGGCCGCCAGTTCGGCAATGGTGCGTGCCACGGCCGCCACGATCTTGCGCGTCGCGAGCTTGGCCGCGACCTGGTCCAGCCCCACGTAGCGCAGCGTCTTGATCTCGCGCGCAATCGCCTCGGTGATGTGCGCCTGCACCTCCTCGCCGTCGAGCAGCCCCGCCACCTGCTGCAACACGTCGTCGAGCAGCGCCTGGTGGCGCCCGCCCGCGGTGAGGGCGTCCAGCGCCTGCCCCATCAGCCGCGCGAGATCGATCTTCTCGAGGCCGCGGGCGGCAGCGCGCCCCATGAAGGCGCGCACGCGCTCGTCGTCGAATGCCGAGAGCCCGTAGCGCGCCGCGGCCACGCCCCATTCGCCGAGCTTCTCGCCGCTGGCCGGGCGCGCGAGCCAGTCGGCCAGCCGTCCGGCCGCATCGAACTGCCGCAGCTTGGCCAGCACCTGCGCGGTGCTCAGGAAGTTGTTGCAGATGAAGCCGGCCAGCTTGGCACCGATGCGGTCCTTGTTGCTCGGGATGATCGCGGTGTGCGGAATCGGCAGGCCCAGCGGATGGCGGAACAGCGCCACCACCGCAAACCAGTCGGCAATGGCCCCGACCATCGCGGCTTCCGCGAACGCGGCCACGTAGCCCCAGGCCGGATGCTGCCCATGCAGCGTGCTGGCCAGCGCATACAGCAGCGCGGCGCCGCACAGCAGGCCCAGCGCCACGCGCTTCATGCGGTCCAAGGCGAGCCCGTCGGCGCCGGCATCAGCCGATCTTGGGGGTGGAGGCAAGGCGCTCCATGAACAGCTCGCAGCGCGCCAGCTGCTCGAGGCTCACGAACTCGTCGGGCTGGTGCGCCTGGTTGATGCTGCCCGGCCCACACACCACGGTGGAGATGCCGGCGTTCTTGAAAAGGCCCGCTTCGGTGCCGAAGGCCACCTGCGTGGTGCGCTCCTCGCCCGACAGCCGCTGCGCCAGCTGCGTGACCGCATCGCCCGCCGCGCCCAGGAAGCTCGGAATCTCGCAGATGGTCTCGAAGCGGAAGCCCGCATCGGGCGCCACCTTCTTCATCGACGCCTCGAGGCTGCCGGCATAGGCGACGACTTCGTCCTGCATCTTGCGGGCATCGGCGGTCGGCAGGTCGCGGAACTCGTAGCGGAACTCGGCGTCGCGCGGCACCACGTTATCGGCAATGCCGCCGTGGAACTGGCCCACGCTCGCGGTGCTGAAGGGCACGTCGAAGCCCTCGTAGCGCGGCTCGCTGCGCTCGAAGCCCTCGGCCATGTCGCGCACCTTGCCGACCACGCGCGCGGCCATCTCGATGGCGTTGACCGAATGCGGCGTGAGCGACGAATGCGCCTCCTTGCCGCGCACGCAGCAGCGGTAGCGGTACACGCCCTTGTGCGCAATGGCCGGCACCATGCTGGTGGGCTCGCCCACGATGCAGGCCACGGGCCGGATGCCGGCGTCGCGCATGTCGGCAATGAGTTCCTTCACGCCGAAGCAGCCGATCTCTTCCTCGTAGCTGAACGCGAAATGCACCGCGAACGGCGAGTCGCTTTCGAGAAAGCGGCCCGCATTGGACAGCGCGATCGCGATGAAGCTCTTCATGTCGGCCGAGCCGCGGCCGTACAGGCGACCGTCCTTCACCGTGGCGGACAGCGGATCGACGCTCCATGCCTGCCCGTCCCAGGGCACCGTGTCGGTGTGGCCCGAGATGATGACGCCGGCCGGCTTGCCTTCGCCGAGCGTGGCAAACAGGTTGGCCTTGGTGCGTTCGGCGTTGTAGGTGATGCGGCTCTTCACGCCCAGCGCCGCCAGGTGGCTTTGCGCAAGGTCGATGAGCTGGAGGTTGCTGTTGGCGCTGACGGTGTTCATGCGCACCAGGGCCTGGGCGAGTTCGAGGCTTCGGGGGGAAAGCGTGTGGGGCATGCAACAGATTGTCCAAGAAGTCGGCGCCCCGCGCCGAACGGGCGCCCTGGCTGTCATGCGAAGCGGGTACCCTGCGCCTCTTTTGGATGGAGAAAAAGACGATGCGCACCTCACATTACGCCCTTGCCGCCACCGCCGTCCTCTGCCTTGCGGCCTGCGGCAGCACCGGCCCCGGATTGCCCGGGAAGCTGCTGACACTGGACGGCCGGCCGCCGCTGGTCATCGCGCATCGCGGCGCTTCGGGCTACCTGCCCGAGCAGACGCTCGAAGCCTATGCGCGCGCCGTCGAACTGGGCGCCGACGTGATCGAGATGGACCTGGTCTCCACCAAGGACGGCGTGCTCATCGCCCGCCACGACCCCAACCTGGCCATCAGCACCGACGTGGCCAGGCACCCCGCTTTTGCTTCGCGCAAGAAGACCATCCAGGTGGACGGCGAGACCCAGACCGGCTGGTTCAGCAACGATTTCACGCTGGCCGAGATCAAGACGCTCGGCGGCATCTCGACCGATGCCGAGCGTCCGCAGGAATTCAACGGCAGGTTCAAGGTCGTGACCTTCCAGGAGATCATCGATTTCGCCAAGGCCAGGTCGAAGGAGACCGGCCGCACCATCGCGATCTATCCCGAGACCAAGAACCCGACCTACTTCCGCGAGCTCGGCCTGCCGATGGAAGACAAGGTGATCGCGGCCGTCACCGCCGCGGGCTGGAACAGCAAGACCGCGCCCATCTACGTGCAGTCCTTCGAGCCCGGCAGCCTCAAGTACATGAAGAGCAAGGGCCTCAATACCCGGCTCATCCAGCTGATCGACGGCGACAGCGTCGACCTGAAGACCGGCGCCGTGACCTTCGCCGTGCCGAGCGACCGCCCCTACGACTGGACCAGGGCCGGCGACAAGCGCAACTTCGACGCCATGGTCACGCCCGCGCGGCCTTGCCGAGATCAAGACCTACGCCGACGGCATCGGCCCGTGGAAACGCTACATCGTGAGCATCAAGGGCACGATCGGCGCTGACGGCAAGCCGGTGGACGTCAACAAGGACGGCAAGATCAACGACGCCGACGCGACCTCGACCGCGCCCACCACCCTTGTGGCCGATGCGCACAAGGCGGGGCTCTTCGTGCACCCGTTCACCTTCCGCAACGAGTCGCGCCGCCTCGCGGCCGACTACGGCGGCCAGGGCAGGAACGAGTACGCGATGTATTACCAGCTGGGCGTGGACGGCGTGTTCACCGACTTCACCGACACGGCGCTGGCCGCGCGGACGGACTACCTGAAGCGCATCGGCCGCTGACCGGGTTCCCGAACGCAGCCTGAGGGTTTGCCCGGCACGGTCTTTGCGGAGGATTCTGCAAAGCCTAGACTGTGCCCCATGAAACTCATCGATTCGCTCGTCACGCAGGCGGCCGGCATCGCCGCCGTCCGGCGTGACCTCCATGCCCATCCCGAACTCTGCTTCCAGGAAGTCCGCACCGCCGACGTGGTGGCAGGCAAGCTCACCGAGTGGGGCATTCCCATCCACCGCGGCCTGGGCACCACCGGCGTGGTGGGCATCGTCAAGAACGGAACCAGCAGCCGCGCGGTCGGCCTGCGCGCCGACATGGACGCGCTGCCGGTCACCGAGCTCAACACCTTCGCCCATGCCAGCAAGCACCAGGGCAAGATGCACGCCTGCGGCCACGACGGCCACACCGCCATGCTGCTGGCCGCTGCGCAGCACCTGGCGAAGCACCGCAATTTCGACGGCACCGTGTACCTGATCTTCCAGCCGGCCGAAGAAGGCGGTGGCGGCGCGCGCGAGATGATCAAGGAAGGGCTGTTCGAGCAGTTCCCCATGGACGCCGTGTTCGGCATGCACAACTGGCCCGGCATGAAGGCCGGCCAGTTCGCCGTGAGCCCGGGTCCGGTGATGGCCTCGGGCAACAAGTTCAACATCAACATCATCGGCAAGGGCGGCCATGCCGCGCTGCCGCAGACCGGCATCGACCCGGTGCCGATCGCCTGCGAGATCGTGCAGGCGTTCCAGACCATCGTCACGCGCAAGATGAAGCCGACCGACTCGGCCGTGATCTCGGTCACCACCATCCACGCGGGGGAGGCCAACAACGTGATCCCCGACAACTGCGAGCTGACGGGCACGGTGCGCACCTTCTCCATCGAAGTGCTCGACCTGATCGAATCGCGCATGAAGAAGATCGCCGAGCACATCTGCGCCGCGCATGACGCGACCTGCGACTTCCGCTTCGAGCGCTACTACCCGCCGACCATCAACACCGAGGCGGAAGCCAACTTCGCGCGGCGCGTGATGGGCGGCATCGTCGGGCCGGAGAACGTGCTGCGGCAGGAAGCCGCCATGACCTCGGAAGACTTCGCCTTCATGCTGCAGGCCAAGCCCGGCGCCTACGCCTTCATCGGCAACGGCGACGGCTCGCACCGCGACGTGCACCACGGCGAAGGGCCGTGCACGCTGCACAACGCGAGCTACGACTTCAACGACGACCTGATTCCCCTGGGCGCCACCTGCTGGGTGCAGCTGGCCGAGGAATTCCTGAAGCCCGGGGGAGGCGCGCCTTGATCGGAATCGGCGAGGCGTTTTCGCCCCGCTACGCGCAGGCGCGCCAGAAGTTCCTGCAGGGCTGCGTGGGCGCGGGCCTCACGGTCGAGCCGCATGCGCATCCGGGCAAGGGGCAGGGCGGCGAGGAGCTCTCGATGGACGTGGCGCTCGACGGCGCCGCCAACGCCGAGCGCCTGCTGATCGTCACCAGCGCCTGCCACGGCGTGGAAGGCCATTGCGGCAGCGGCGTGCAGGTGTTTGCGCTGCACGATGCCGAATGGCGCGAGAAGGCCAGGGCGCAGGGTGTCGCGGTGCTGTACGTGCACGCGCTCAACCCGCACGGCTTTTCATACGGCCGGCGCGTCACGCACGAGAACGTCGACCTGAACCGCAATTTCCTCGATTTCTCGAAGCCGCCGCCGGTCAACGAGGCCTACGCCAAGTTGCACCCGCTGCTCCTGCCCGACACCTGGCCGCCCACGCCCGAGAACCAGGCCGCGCTGGACAAGTGGATCGGCAAGCATGGCGCCGCGGCGTTCCAGGCCGCCGTGAGCGGCGGGCAATACCAGTTCGCCGACGGCATCTTCTTTGGCGGCAAGGCCGAGACCTGGAGCAACAAGACGCTTCGCAACGTGCTGCGCCGCCACGCCGGCGGCGCGCGCCGGCTGGGCTGGATCGACCTTCACACGGGGCTCGGCCCGAACGGCATCGGGGAGCGCATCTTCGCCGGCAGGGACGACAAGGCGGCCTGGGCGCGTGCCAACGACTGGTGGGGCACGCCCGCGGCGCCGGTCACGTCGATGTACGACGGTTCCTCCACCTCGGCCCGGTTGGGCGGCCTGATGTGCGAGGCGGTGTACCAGGAGTGCCCGCAGGCCGAGTACACCGGCATTGCGCTCGAGTACGGCACGCTGCCCATGCTGGATGTGATGAACGCGCTGCGCGCCGACCACTGGCTGCACAAGCACCCCGAGGCGCCGGCCGACCTGGCCGACGGCATCCGCGCGCGCATGCGCGAAGCTTTCTACACCGACACCGATGCCTGGCGCGGCCAGGTCGTGAGCCAGGCCCGCCAGGCGATGTTCCAGGCGGTGGACGGGCTCAGCGGCTGATGCGCCGCGGGCCGGTCAGGTCCGGACCCGGCCGTCGGCCGTGATCATCGACAGTTCGACGAACTTCGACGCCACGTGGTTCTTGGGCGAGAACGACACCTCGAAGCCGCCGAACTGCTGCCGGTCGATGCTTTCGAGGCCGGCGATCAGGCTGTCGCGCGAGAGCTTGCCCGGCGCGCGGCGCAGGCCCTCGGTCAGGACCTTGGCGGCCAGGTAGCCTTCCAGGCTCGAGAAATTGGCGCTCGAGGCGGCACCGGCCTTTTTGACCGCGTCGCTGAACTCGCGCGTGATCGCGTTGGCCGGGTTGTAGGGCGAGGGCACCACCTGCGTCACCATGACGCCCGCGCCGTCCTTGCCGAGCTCGTCGGCCAGTGCCTGGGTGCCCACGAACGACACGTTGAAGAACGTGCCGCCGTAGCCTGCCTTGCGCGCCTGGCGAATGAAGGCCGCGCACGCCTTGTAGGCGCCCACCTGGACCACCGCGTCGGGCTTGGCCGCCACGATGGTCTTCACCGCCGCCGCCACGTCGACCGAATTGCGCTCCACCGTGGCCAGCGCCAACGGCTTCAGGTCCTGTTGCGAGAGCGCCAGCGTCACGCCGTCGAGCCCGGCCTTGCCGTAGGCGTCGTTCTGGTAGAAGACCGCGATCTTCTTGAGGTGCAGGTGGGTGAGCTGCTTCACGATGAGCGCAGTCTCGTCGTTGTACGAGGCGCGCAGGTGGAACACGTTCTTGTGGAACGGTTCGCGCAGCGACATCGCGCCGGTGAACGGTGCAATGAAGGGCACCTTGTCCTTCACCGCGAGCGGCAACGCCGCGAGGCTGGTGGGCGTGCCGATGTAGCCGAAGAGCGCGAACACGTCCTCTTCGATCAGCTTCTGCGTGTTGGCGGCGCAGCGGTCGGGCTCATAGCCGTCGTCCAGGTTCTTGATCACCACGGCGCGCCGGCCGGACTGCGCGTTGTACTGGTCCAGGAACAGCTTGGCGCCCTGGTGGAACTGGATGCCCAGCTGCGCGGCCGGACCCGTGAAAGGTGCCGACTGGCCCAGCACGAGCGGTGCTTCGCCCTGCGCCCGTGCCAACTGGAAGCCGCCCAGGGCCGCTGCGCCTGCGGCAACCGAAAAATGTCTGCGATTCATCATGGTGAAAACCTCTTCTTGCGCGCTGGCGCGCCAAACC
The Variovorax sp. OAS795 genome window above contains:
- a CDS encoding DUF445 domain-containing protein, translating into MKRVALGLLCGAALLYALASTLHGQHPAWGYVAAFAEAAMVGAIADWFAVVALFRHPLGLPIPHTAIIPSNKDRIGAKLAGFICNNFLSTAQVLAKLRQFDAAGRLADWLARPASGEKLGEWGVAAARYGLSAFDDERVRAFMGRAAARGLEKIDLARLMGQALDALTAGGRHQALLDDVLQQVAGLLDGEEVQAHITEAIAREIKTLRYVGLDQVAAKLATRKIVAAVARTIAELAAEPAHPMRRRFDHFVDDFVVRLKLDPEFQQRGEQIRGELMAHPALGDYLHGIWGELLAWLHDDLGRGDSTIRRRIASMAGALGQRLQADEAIRHWINEQIEAAAPLAIERYREDIRRYIEERVGEWNASEMTDELERHIGRDLQFIRINGTLVGGLVGLAIHTVTQLLRG
- the argE gene encoding acetylornithine deacetylase; this encodes MPHTLSPRSLELAQALVRMNTVSANSNLQLIDLAQSHLAALGVKSRITYNAERTKANLFATLGEGKPAGVIISGHTDTVPWDGQAWSVDPLSATVKDGRLYGRGSADMKSFIAIALSNAGRFLESDSPFAVHFAFSYEEEIGCFGVKELIADMRDAGIRPVACIVGEPTSMVPAIAHKGVYRYRCCVRGKEAHSSLTPHSVNAIEMAARVVGKVRDMAEGFERSEPRYEGFDVPFSTASVGQFHGGIADNVVPRDAEFRYEFRDLPTADARKMQDEVVAYAGSLEASMKKVAPDAGFRFETICEIPSFLGAAGDAVTQLAQRLSGEERTTQVAFGTEAGLFKNAGISTVVCGPGSINQAHQPDEFVSLEQLARCELFMERLASTPKIG
- a CDS encoding M20 aminoacylase family protein, encoding MKLIDSLVTQAAGIAAVRRDLHAHPELCFQEVRTADVVAGKLTEWGIPIHRGLGTTGVVGIVKNGTSSRAVGLRADMDALPVTELNTFAHASKHQGKMHACGHDGHTAMLLAAAQHLAKHRNFDGTVYLIFQPAEEGGGGAREMIKEGLFEQFPMDAVFGMHNWPGMKAGQFAVSPGPVMASGNKFNINIIGKGGHAALPQTGIDPVPIACEIVQAFQTIVTRKMKPTDSAVISVTTIHAGEANNVIPDNCELTGTVRTFSIEVLDLIESRMKKIAEHICAAHDATCDFRFERYYPPTINTEAEANFARRVMGGIVGPENVLRQEAAMTSEDFAFMLQAKPGAYAFIGNGDGSHRDVHHGEGPCTLHNASYDFNDDLIPLGATCWVQLAEEFLKPGGGAP
- a CDS encoding M14 family metallopeptidase is translated as MIGIGEAFSPRYAQARQKFLQGCVGAGLTVEPHAHPGKGQGGEELSMDVALDGAANAERLLIVTSACHGVEGHCGSGVQVFALHDAEWREKARAQGVAVLYVHALNPHGFSYGRRVTHENVDLNRNFLDFSKPPPVNEAYAKLHPLLLPDTWPPTPENQAALDKWIGKHGAAAFQAAVSGGQYQFADGIFFGGKAETWSNKTLRNVLRRHAGGARRLGWIDLHTGLGPNGIGERIFAGRDDKAAWARANDWWGTPAAPVTSMYDGSSTSARLGGLMCEAVYQECPQAEYTGIALEYGTLPMLDVMNALRADHWLHKHPEAPADLADGIRARMREAFYTDTDAWRGQVVSQARQAMFQAVDGLSG
- a CDS encoding ABC transporter substrate-binding protein, with translation MMNRRHFSVAAGAAALGGFQLARAQGEAPLVLGQSAPFTGPAAQLGIQFHQGAKLFLDQYNAQSGRRAVVIKNLDDGYEPDRCAANTQKLIEEDVFALFGYIGTPTSLAALPLAVKDKVPFIAPFTGAMSLREPFHKNVFHLRASYNDETALIVKQLTHLHLKKIAVFYQNDAYGKAGLDGVTLALSQQDLKPLALATVERNSVDVAAAVKTIVAAKPDAVVQVGAYKACAAFIRQARKAGYGGTFFNVSFVGTQALADELGKDGAGVMVTQVVPSPYNPANAITREFSDAVKKAGAASSANFSSLEGYLAAKVLTEGLRRAPGKLSRDSLIAGLESIDRQQFGGFEVSFSPKNHVASKFVELSMITADGRVRT